The Streptomyces camelliae genome window below encodes:
- a CDS encoding Lrp/AsnC family transcriptional regulator, with translation MLNDLDERIVHALAEDARRSYADIGQLVGLSAPAVKRRVDRLRATGAITGFTVRVDPAALGWETEGYIEIYCRRNTSPETIQRGLERYQEVVAASTVTGDADAIAQVFASDMRHFERVLERIAGEPFVERTKSVLVLSPLLRRFSSGAPG, from the coding sequence GTGCTGAACGATCTCGACGAACGCATCGTGCACGCCCTCGCCGAGGACGCCCGCCGCTCCTACGCGGACATCGGGCAACTGGTCGGACTGTCCGCGCCCGCGGTGAAGCGGCGCGTGGACCGGCTGCGCGCCACCGGAGCGATCACCGGATTCACCGTCCGGGTGGATCCGGCGGCGCTCGGCTGGGAGACCGAGGGATACATCGAGATCTACTGCCGGCGCAACACCTCGCCGGAGACCATTCAGCGGGGGCTGGAGCGGTACCAGGAGGTCGTGGCCGCGTCCACCGTCACCGGGGACGCGGACGCGATCGCCCAGGTCTTCGCGTCCGACATGCGGCACTTCGAGCGGGTCCTCGAACGGATCGCCGGGGAACCGTTCGTGGAGCGGACCAAGTCGGTGCTGGTGCTGTCGCCGTTGCTGCGGCGCTTTTCCTCCGGGGCGCCGGGGTAG
- a CDS encoding GntR family transcriptional regulator: MTARHEEIADELRRAIDREEYTVGSRLPSESELAAHYGVSRGTVRQAVAALTAEGLIGSRQGARRVVLASRRSQSFEELRSFAQWARAMGREATGHVVAQEHRPATQEDAVRLQLAFGTPVLHVLRLRGLDGEPVLLERTVYADWIAPAVESIEPDCPSVTQRLYDDTGLVFAYGEHIIDAVAAGAQDAELLGVRRTSPLLRVRRVTTTREGRPVEWSDDRYRSDAVSFSVHNSIGNNALARKTAE; the protein is encoded by the coding sequence ATGACCGCGCGCCACGAGGAGATCGCCGACGAGCTGCGGCGGGCCATCGACCGCGAGGAGTACACCGTCGGCAGCCGGCTGCCCTCGGAGTCGGAGCTGGCCGCGCACTACGGTGTCTCACGCGGCACGGTCCGCCAGGCCGTCGCGGCCCTGACCGCCGAGGGTCTGATCGGCTCCCGCCAGGGCGCCCGCCGGGTGGTCCTGGCCAGCCGCCGCAGCCAGAGCTTCGAGGAACTGCGCAGCTTCGCCCAGTGGGCCCGCGCGATGGGCCGCGAGGCCACGGGCCACGTGGTGGCACAGGAGCACCGCCCGGCGACCCAAGAGGACGCCGTACGCCTCCAACTCGCCTTCGGCACACCGGTGTTGCACGTCCTGCGGCTCCGCGGCCTGGACGGCGAACCGGTCCTGCTGGAGCGCACGGTCTACGCCGACTGGATCGCCCCCGCGGTCGAGTCCATCGAGCCGGACTGCCCGTCCGTCACCCAGCGCCTGTACGACGACACGGGCCTGGTCTTCGCGTACGGCGAGCACATCATCGACGCGGTGGCGGCGGGCGCGCAGGACGCCGAGTTGCTGGGCGTGCGCCGCACGAGTCCGCTGCTGCGGGTGCGCCGGGTGACGACGACGCGTGAGGGGCGCCCGGTGGAGTGGTCGGACGACCGGTACCGCTCGGACGCGGTGAGCTTCAGCGTGCACAACTCGATCGGCAACAATGCGCTCGCGCGGAAGACGGCGGAATAG
- a CDS encoding ABC transporter substrate-binding protein → MTVSLPRNAVLGGSLAVVAALALSACGAAPDNASTTTKDGKSAATATSAAAFGGMDALVQAAKKEGTLHIIAVPRDWANYGAIIDGFQKKYGIKIEDESPDGTSQDEINAVTSRKGQDRAPDVLDLGSSFALSAAQQGLLAPYKVASYGDIPEAQKDPQARWYNDYGGYISIGCDDKRVKECPTSFKDLLKPEYKGQVALNGNPTKSGSAFGGVYAAALANGGSFDDIQPGLDFFAKLKKSGNYTPVESTPATVEKGETPISIDWDYLNAGYADEFRSKGLDWKVAIPTDGQYAQYYSQAITKDAPHPAAARLWQEYLYSAEGQNLWLKGYARPALMAALQKAGTLDTAAAAKLPKVTGTPSFPTEAQQSKAKTVIAQGWGKAVSG, encoded by the coding sequence GTGACCGTGTCCCTGCCGAGAAACGCCGTGCTCGGCGGTTCCCTCGCCGTCGTCGCCGCGCTCGCCCTCAGCGCCTGCGGCGCCGCCCCCGACAACGCGTCGACCACCACCAAGGACGGCAAGAGCGCCGCCACCGCCACCTCCGCCGCCGCCTTCGGCGGTATGGACGCCCTGGTCCAGGCGGCCAAGAAGGAGGGCACGCTGCACATCATCGCCGTGCCCCGCGACTGGGCGAACTACGGCGCGATCATCGACGGCTTCCAGAAGAAGTACGGCATCAAGATCGAGGACGAGAGCCCCGACGGCACCAGCCAGGACGAGATCAACGCCGTCACCTCCCGCAAGGGGCAGGACCGCGCCCCCGACGTGCTCGACCTGGGCAGCTCGTTCGCGCTGAGCGCCGCCCAGCAGGGCCTGCTCGCGCCGTACAAGGTGGCCTCGTACGGGGACATCCCCGAGGCCCAGAAGGACCCGCAGGCCCGCTGGTACAACGACTACGGCGGCTACATCTCCATCGGCTGCGACGACAAACGCGTCAAGGAGTGCCCGACCAGCTTCAAGGACCTGCTCAAGCCCGAGTACAAGGGCCAGGTCGCCCTCAACGGCAACCCCACCAAGTCCGGCTCCGCCTTCGGCGGCGTCTACGCGGCGGCCCTGGCGAACGGCGGCTCCTTCGACGACATCCAGCCCGGCCTGGACTTCTTCGCCAAGCTGAAGAAGAGCGGCAACTACACGCCCGTCGAGTCCACCCCGGCCACCGTCGAGAAGGGCGAGACGCCGATCTCCATCGACTGGGACTACCTCAACGCCGGGTACGCCGACGAGTTCCGGTCCAAGGGGCTCGACTGGAAGGTCGCCATCCCCACCGACGGCCAGTACGCCCAGTACTACTCCCAGGCCATCACCAAGGACGCCCCGCACCCGGCGGCCGCCCGCCTCTGGCAGGAGTACCTCTACAGCGCCGAGGGCCAGAACCTGTGGCTCAAGGGCTACGCCCGCCCGGCCCTGATGGCCGCCCTGCAGAAGGCAGGCACGCTGGACACGGCGGCCGCCGCCAAGCTGCCGAAGGTTACCGGCACGCCCTCCTTCCCGACCGAGGCCCAGCAGAGCAAGGCCAAGACGGTCATCGCGCAGGGCTGGGGGAAGGCCGTCTCCGGATGA
- a CDS encoding ABC transporter permease — translation MTAALTRADVAPVASAKRRRRAPGWLAVVPLLVFVAIAFGLPALAIVYGAFSVQGHYGTQNLTDSLQGPYLTALLGSVKLSATAAALGALLGLPLAQAVVSSRSRWLREAVLTASGVLANFGGVPLAFAFVATLGNAGVLTVHLGLKDDGWDLYSFWGLVLVYLYFLIPLMVLTITPALDGLRTQWREAALNNGATGVQYWRHVALPVLAPSLLGGLVLLFGSAFAAYATAAAMVGSAVPLVTLQIADALSGNVLVGQENIALALSLDMVLVAGVVMAVYLPLQRRSARWLDA, via the coding sequence ATGACCGCCGCCCTCACGCGCGCGGACGTGGCGCCCGTCGCTTCGGCGAAGCGGCGGCGCCGCGCCCCCGGCTGGCTGGCCGTCGTACCGCTGCTGGTCTTCGTCGCCATCGCCTTCGGCCTGCCCGCCCTGGCCATCGTCTACGGCGCCTTCTCGGTGCAGGGGCACTACGGCACACAGAACCTCACCGACTCGCTCCAGGGGCCGTACCTCACCGCCCTGCTCGGCAGCGTCAAGCTGTCCGCGACCGCCGCCGCGCTCGGCGCACTGCTCGGGCTGCCGCTCGCCCAGGCCGTGGTCTCCTCCCGCTCCCGCTGGCTGCGCGAGGCCGTACTGACCGCCTCCGGCGTCCTCGCCAACTTCGGCGGCGTCCCGCTGGCCTTCGCCTTCGTCGCCACCCTCGGCAACGCCGGCGTCCTGACCGTGCACCTCGGCCTGAAGGACGACGGCTGGGACCTCTACAGCTTCTGGGGCCTGGTCCTCGTCTACCTGTACTTCCTCATCCCGCTCATGGTCCTCACCATCACCCCCGCGCTGGACGGCCTGCGCACCCAGTGGCGCGAGGCAGCGCTCAACAACGGCGCCACCGGCGTGCAGTACTGGCGCCACGTGGCCCTGCCGGTGCTCGCGCCCTCGCTGCTCGGCGGGCTCGTGCTGCTCTTCGGCAGCGCCTTCGCCGCCTACGCCACCGCCGCCGCCATGGTCGGCAGCGCGGTCCCGCTGGTCACCCTGCAGATCGCCGACGCCCTGTCCGGCAACGTCCTCGTCGGCCAGGAGAACATCGCGCTCGCCCTCAGCCTCGACATGGTCCTGGTGGCCGGCGTGGTGATGGCCGTGTACCTGCCCCTGCAACGCCGGAGCGCCCGATGGCTCGACGCCTGA
- a CDS encoding ABC transporter permease has product MARRLTPWRWAVLGLAALYFLVPLGASVVFTVDVPGQGVSFDAYTKILSTDGFVSSLLLSLELAAATIAAVLLLMVPAMVALRLGAPRLRPVVEVVCSLPLVVPPIAFVAGIVTVLKWGPDHLSRTPLFETFVAIQNPSFPVVLVLAYVVMALPFVYRALDAGLRAIDVRTLVEAARSCGASWPQALVRAVLPNLRGALLNAAFLTLALVLGEFTVAQLLGYQPFAVWIYNVGGSQAQMSVAVSVLSLLVTWALLLALAGAGGGRNRTANSRG; this is encoded by the coding sequence ATGGCTCGACGCCTGACCCCGTGGCGCTGGGCCGTCCTCGGCCTGGCCGCCCTGTACTTCCTGGTGCCGCTCGGCGCGTCCGTGGTCTTCACCGTCGACGTGCCCGGCCAGGGCGTCTCCTTCGACGCCTACACCAAGATCCTGTCCACCGACGGCTTCGTCTCCAGCCTGCTGCTCTCGCTGGAGCTGGCCGCGGCCACCATCGCGGCCGTGCTGCTGCTGATGGTGCCCGCCATGGTCGCGCTCCGGCTCGGCGCGCCCCGGCTGCGGCCGGTGGTGGAGGTGGTCTGCTCACTGCCGCTGGTGGTACCGCCGATCGCGTTCGTCGCCGGGATCGTCACCGTGCTGAAGTGGGGCCCGGACCACCTGTCCCGGACCCCGCTGTTCGAGACGTTCGTCGCGATCCAGAACCCGAGCTTCCCGGTCGTGCTCGTCCTCGCCTACGTCGTGATGGCGCTGCCGTTCGTGTACCGGGCGCTGGACGCGGGCCTGCGCGCCATCGACGTACGCACGCTGGTCGAGGCCGCCCGCAGCTGCGGTGCCTCCTGGCCGCAGGCGCTGGTCCGGGCCGTGCTGCCGAACCTGCGCGGGGCCCTGCTCAACGCGGCCTTCCTCACGCTGGCCCTGGTGCTCGGCGAGTTCACCGTCGCCCAGCTGCTCGGCTACCAGCCCTTCGCCGTGTGGATCTACAACGTCGGCGGCTCGCAGGCCCAGATGTCCGTCGCCGTGTCCGTGCTCAGCCTGCTCGTCACCTGGGCCCTGCTCCTCGCGCTCGCCGGTGCCGGCGGCGGACGCAACCGAACCGCGAACTCCCGGGGATGA